A genomic window from Sphingomonas oryzagri includes:
- a CDS encoding glycoside hydrolase family 108 protein — MTIDQMIDALVQREGGYVDDPADGGGPTRYGITQAKARQHGYTGDMRVLPLATAREIYWQDFVVVPGIDLLAKRSPRLAAEALDTGVNMGAPQGVMMLQMALNALNNQGADWPDLARVDGNFGAKSDFALAGCQKRRANERWEDVLLCAVNAQQGARYLDIIARKPSQERFGWGWFLNRVLEAA, encoded by the coding sequence ATGACGATCGACCAGATGATCGACGCGCTGGTGCAGCGCGAGGGCGGCTATGTCGATGACCCCGCCGACGGCGGCGGACCGACGCGCTACGGCATCACGCAGGCGAAAGCCCGCCAGCATGGCTACACCGGCGACATGAGGGTGCTGCCGCTGGCGACGGCGCGCGAGATCTACTGGCAGGATTTCGTCGTCGTGCCGGGGATCGACCTGCTGGCGAAGCGCTCGCCGCGGCTCGCGGCCGAGGCGCTGGATACCGGCGTCAACATGGGCGCGCCGCAGGGCGTGATGATGCTGCAGATGGCGCTCAACGCGCTGAACAACCAGGGCGCCGACTGGCCTGATCTCGCCCGCGTCGACGGCAATTTCGGCGCGAAGAGCGACTTCGCACTCGCCGGGTGCCAGAAGCGCCGCGCGAACGAGCGGTGGGAAGACGTGCTGCTCTGCGCCGTGAATGCGCAGCAGGGCGCGCGCTATCTCGACATCATCGCCCGCAAGCCCAGCCAGGAGCGGTTCGGCTGGGGCTGGTTCCTCAACCGCGTGTTGGAGGCTGCATGA